One Passer domesticus isolate bPasDom1 unplaced genomic scaffold, bPasDom1.hap1 HAP1_SCAFFOLD_37, whole genome shotgun sequence genomic window carries:
- the LOC135292481 gene encoding hydrocephalus-inducing protein homolog, which produces MASGFPKKTPTPRLLLRERLQPNTLLPSKFQQEKFAKMKKKEASTGGSILPRIGPWIDLSKTGPKLPSAPPKQNLVQISPPEVIFQNFNTHDVSEMTVSLMNVDKFPHVVKVSMERSPYFQVMGSNDAYRLLVPAVSVPVRIRFSPGENKDYSHKLVCVTERERIVVPIRAIAARAILDFPDQLDFSTCPVKCSTQKTLLLRNTGNLEACFQLSTQRQSLFGQSQRELQQEKLMEEKETGKEKGSCEDRAASLRASGEMAKVHQDPMFSDDFFFIEPMEGEIEPDGLAKIKMTFKPLEAVEYQSVAYCSISGRESRLPLQLRGEGQGPLVELSCDTLELGDIFVNTPHVCEVNLINQGALDAPFRYIPAATKVGLGFKLAPQEGIIAAGGSQTLQISFSATVLGRFEEELRFSVAGSPTPAILTIKGSVTGPSLHFDLPELDFGDISFGFPYTQCCRLTNSSPVPVTFQLRMSFDGTQPAVDSVDQIRCHSDPAWRKGVHLYVEPREFTITPSRGTILPQGHQDIQVTLCSNSVMEFYRKMLVDLEGFGKGVASLVITARCLVPKLQVSPHVLQYDECLLKVPYEKKFLIRNPSHLPGCYGLIEQKRKEDSAVLYSSPKPCGIVQPHSTAEIPVLVEVQALGAHRTNVLIGVFGDERNPLASSILPVSGVLQPGESQQVSLPFSGHLNSISSATALCHVEGGPSSEVLVPGEASRVSCSPSPQEINCGSGAPLRERRELKRPAPKLEEETKALAEEERQKEKEKQKKAKKGVSVGKEPPKAEKGKTKPPEKKESKAPEKKDTKIPERMETKAPDKIETKLPEKKSKPPEKKETKFPERKESKAPEKKDTKALLEKKETKFPEKKETKAPEKIENKLPEKKYKPPEKRESKFPAKKETKAPEKIENKLPEKKYKPPEKRESKFPKEKETKAPEKIENKLPEKKNKHPDKRESKFPENKETKAPEKIENKLPEKKYKPPEKREIKIPERKESKAPERKELKILKKETKSPEKRSKAPEKKETKCPERKEIKIPEKESKAPKKKEPKAPKKGEAKVPEKRETKTPKKKEPKAPKKGEAKA; this is translated from the exons CTGCCGTCAGCTCCCCCAAAGCAGAACTTGGTGCAGATTTCCCCACCAGAGGTGATATTTCAGAACTTCAACACTCATGATGTCTCTGAAATGACAGTGTCTCTCATGAATGTGGACAAG TTTCCTCATGTGGTGAAGGTCTCCATGGAGAGATCACCTTACTTCCAGGTCATGGGCTCCAACGATGCCTACCGTCTCCTGGTGCCGGCCGTGTCTGTCCCTGTGCGCATCCGCTTCAGCCCCGGCGAGAACAag gattatTCCCACAAGCTGGTCTGTGTCACTGAAAGGGAAAGGATAGTGGTGCCAATTCGGGCCATTGCTGCCCGAGCTATCCTGGACTTCCCTGACCAGCTGGACTTCTCCACATGTCCAGTGAAGTGCAGCACGCAGAAGACTCTGCTGCTCCGCAACACCGGGAACCTGGAAGCTTGtttccagctgagcacccagag gcagagtcTTTTTGGGCAGTCACagagagagctgcagcaagaaaaattaatggaggagaaagaaacagggaaggagaagggctcTTGTGAAGATCGTGCTGCCAGCCTGAGAGCCTCGGGGGAGATGGCAAAGGTGCACCAAGACCCCATGTTCtctgatgacttttttttcattgagccAATG GAGGGAGAAATCGAGCCGGATGGTTTGGCCAAAATCAAGATGACTTTCAAACCCCTGGAAGCAGTGGAGTATCAAAGTGTGGCTTATTGCAGCATCTCAG gccgtgagagcaggctgcccctgcagctcagaggggaaGGCCAAGGACCCTTGGTTGAGCTCAGCTGTGACACTCTGGAgcttggggacatttttgtcaacaccccccatgtctgtgag gtgaaccTGATCAACCAAGGAGCTCTTGATGCTCCCTTCAGATACATCCCTGCAGCCACAAAGGTGGGCTTGGGATTCAAGTTGGCACCCCAGGAGGGCATCATTGCAGCAGGTGGGAGCCAGACTCTCCAGATCTCCTTCAGTGCCACCGTGTTGGGGAGGTTTGAGGAAGAATTGCGGTTCAGTGTGGCTGGATCTCCTACGCCTGCCATCCTGACCATCAA GGGCAGCGTCACTGGACCGAGTTTGCACTTCGACCTCCCTGAGCTCGACTTCGGGGACATCTCCTTTG GCTTTCCCTACACCCAGTGCTGCCGGCTCACTAACAGCTCCCCGGTGCCCGTGACGTTCCAGCTCCGCATGTCGTTCGATGGCACGCAGCCGGCTGTGGACAGCGTGGATCAGATCCGCTGCCACAGTGAcccagcctggaggaagggCGTTCACTTGTATGTGGAGCCCCGGGAGTTTACAATCACTCCCAGCCGAGGGaccatcctgccccagggacaccaggacatccAG GTGACCCTGTGTTCCAACTCGGTGATGGAGTTCTACAGGAAAATGCTGGTGGATCTGGAGGGTTTTGGCAAGGGAGTGGCATCACTGGTCATCACAGCCAG ATGTCTCGTTCCAAAGCTGCAAGTGTCCCCCCACGTGCTGCAATATGATgagtgcctcctgaaggtgccataTGAGAAGAAGTTCCTGATTAGGAATCCCAgccacctgcctggctgctacGGGCTCATTGAACAG AAACGCAAGGAGGACTCTGCTGTGCTCTACTccagccccaagccctgtgggattgtccagcctcacagcactgcagagatcccagtgctggtggaagTGCAGGCGCTGGGCGCGCATCGCACCAATGTTCTCATCGGCGTGTTCGGGGATGAGAGAAACCCACTG GCTTCCAGTATCCTGCCAGTGTCAGGTGTgttgcagccaggagagagccagcaggtctccttgcccttctctggccaCCTCAACAGCATCTCCAGTGCCACGGCGCTGTGCCACGTGGAGGGAGGCCCCAGCTCCGAGGTGCTGGTGCCCGGGGAGGCCTCACGTGTCAGCTGCTCCCCGAGCCCCCAGGAGATCAActgtggctctggggcaccTCTCAGGGAGAG aagggagctgaagCGGCCGGCTCCAAAGCTTGAGGAGGAGACAAAAGCCTTGGCGgaggaagagaggcagaaggagaaagagaagcagaagaaagcaaagaagggtgtctctgtggggaaggaacctccaaaagcagagaaggggaaaaccaaacccccagagaagaaggaaagcaaggccccagagaagaaggataCCAAAATCCCAGAGCGGATGGAAACCAAAGCCCCAGACAAGATAGAAaccaaactcccagaaaagaaaagcaaacctccagaaaagaaggaaaccaaattcccagagaggaaggaaagcaaggccccagagaagaaggacaccaaagcattattagagaagaaggaaactaaattcccagagaagaaggaaaccaaagctccagagaagattgaaaacaaactcccagaaaagaaatacaaacctccagaaaagaggGAATCCAAATTCCCagcaaagaaggaaaccaaagctccagagaaaattgaaaacaaactcccagaaaagaaatacaagcCTCCAGAGAAGAGGGAATCCAAATTCCCGAAggagaaggaaaccaaagctccagagaagattgaaaacaaactcccagaaaagaaaaacaaacatccagATAAGAGGGAatccaaattcccagagaacaaggaaaccaaagctccagagaagattgaaaacaaactcccagaaaagaaatacaaacctccagaaaagagggaaatcaaaatcccagagaggaaggaaagcaaagcaccagagaggaaggaattgAAAATcctaaagaaggaaaccaaatctccagagaagagaagcaaagctccagaaaagaaggaaaccaaatgcccagagaggaaggaaatcaaaatcccagagaaggaaagcaaggcaccaaaaaagaaggaacccaaagccccaaagaagggggaagccaaagtgccagagaagagagagaccaaaaccccaaagaagaaggaacccaaagccccaaagaagggggaagccaaagcctga